One Agelaius phoeniceus isolate bAgePho1 chromosome 8, bAgePho1.hap1, whole genome shotgun sequence genomic region harbors:
- the ARTN gene encoding artemin isoform X1 — MRGSGGPGDGPHRGHASMDQRQGPPERRPAGSATHLQPKEGTLWGFFAILSLLAGLATGTLRTPHCNETLDAAPTPRGTATASLSGEDTVETPLAAAWSQLYGDNATTGSPGTAELAEDLLLRAERSPPGTSKARKAGGKSPRRTRGRNCHIRNLMVKVRDLGLGFNSDEIVLFKYCSGSCHRARSNYDLTLGSLLRQQLIAPGPQERVLSHPCCRPTRYEAVSFMDVENTWQTVEKLSAAECSCIG; from the exons ATGCGGGGCAGCGGCGGCCCGGGGGATGGTCCCCACCGCGGGCACG CTAGCATGGACCAGCGACAGGGGCCACCAGAGCGAAGGCCTGCAGGATCTGCCACGCACCTGCAGCCCAAG gaggggacactgtgggggTTCTTTGCCATCCTGTcactgctggctgggctggccACAGGCACCCTGCGAACACCACACTGCAACGAGACGCTGGACGCAGCCCCCACGCCACGGggcacagccactgccagcctgTCTGGGGAGGACACTGTGGAGACACcccttgctgctgcctggagccagCTGTACG GGGACAATGCGACAACAGGtagcccaggcacagcagagctggcgGAGGACCTGCTGCTGCGTGCTGAGCGCTCACCGCCAGGTACCAGCAAAGCCAGAAAGGCAGGGGGGAAATCCCCACGGCGCACCCGCGGGCGCAACTGCCACATCCGCAACCTGATGGTGAAGGTGCGTGACCTGGGCCTGGGCTTCAACTCGGATGAGATCGTGCTCTTCAAGTACTGCAGTGGGTCCTGCCACCGGGCACGCAGCAACTACGACCTGACGCTGGGCAGCCTGCTGCGGCAGCAGCTCATCGCCCCGGGGCCGCAGGAGCGCGTCCTCAGCCACCCCTGCTGCCGACCCACCCGCTATGAGGCCGTCTCCTTCATGGATGTGGAGAACACATGGCAGACAGTGGAGAAGCTCTCAGCAGCTGAGTGCAGCTGTATTGGCTGA
- the ARTN gene encoding artemin isoform X2, with protein sequence MGHSLRHSSLPPSMDQRQGPPERRPAGSATHLQPKEGTLWGFFAILSLLAGLATGTLRTPHCNETLDAAPTPRGTATASLSGEDTVETPLAAAWSQLYGDNATTGSPGTAELAEDLLLRAERSPPGTSKARKAGGKSPRRTRGRNCHIRNLMVKVRDLGLGFNSDEIVLFKYCSGSCHRARSNYDLTLGSLLRQQLIAPGPQERVLSHPCCRPTRYEAVSFMDVENTWQTVEKLSAAECSCIG encoded by the exons CTAGCATGGACCAGCGACAGGGGCCACCAGAGCGAAGGCCTGCAGGATCTGCCACGCACCTGCAGCCCAAG gaggggacactgtgggggTTCTTTGCCATCCTGTcactgctggctgggctggccACAGGCACCCTGCGAACACCACACTGCAACGAGACGCTGGACGCAGCCCCCACGCCACGGggcacagccactgccagcctgTCTGGGGAGGACACTGTGGAGACACcccttgctgctgcctggagccagCTGTACG GGGACAATGCGACAACAGGtagcccaggcacagcagagctggcgGAGGACCTGCTGCTGCGTGCTGAGCGCTCACCGCCAGGTACCAGCAAAGCCAGAAAGGCAGGGGGGAAATCCCCACGGCGCACCCGCGGGCGCAACTGCCACATCCGCAACCTGATGGTGAAGGTGCGTGACCTGGGCCTGGGCTTCAACTCGGATGAGATCGTGCTCTTCAAGTACTGCAGTGGGTCCTGCCACCGGGCACGCAGCAACTACGACCTGACGCTGGGCAGCCTGCTGCGGCAGCAGCTCATCGCCCCGGGGCCGCAGGAGCGCGTCCTCAGCCACCCCTGCTGCCGACCCACCCGCTATGAGGCCGTCTCCTTCATGGATGTGGAGAACACATGGCAGACAGTGGAGAAGCTCTCAGCAGCTGAGTGCAGCTGTATTGGCTGA
- the ARTN gene encoding artemin isoform X3 — translation MDQRQGPPERRPAGSATHLQPKEGTLWGFFAILSLLAGLATGTLRTPHCNETLDAAPTPRGTATASLSGEDTVETPLAAAWSQLYGDNATTGSPGTAELAEDLLLRAERSPPGTSKARKAGGKSPRRTRGRNCHIRNLMVKVRDLGLGFNSDEIVLFKYCSGSCHRARSNYDLTLGSLLRQQLIAPGPQERVLSHPCCRPTRYEAVSFMDVENTWQTVEKLSAAECSCIG, via the exons ATGGACCAGCGACAGGGGCCACCAGAGCGAAGGCCTGCAGGATCTGCCACGCACCTGCAGCCCAAG gaggggacactgtgggggTTCTTTGCCATCCTGTcactgctggctgggctggccACAGGCACCCTGCGAACACCACACTGCAACGAGACGCTGGACGCAGCCCCCACGCCACGGggcacagccactgccagcctgTCTGGGGAGGACACTGTGGAGACACcccttgctgctgcctggagccagCTGTACG GGGACAATGCGACAACAGGtagcccaggcacagcagagctggcgGAGGACCTGCTGCTGCGTGCTGAGCGCTCACCGCCAGGTACCAGCAAAGCCAGAAAGGCAGGGGGGAAATCCCCACGGCGCACCCGCGGGCGCAACTGCCACATCCGCAACCTGATGGTGAAGGTGCGTGACCTGGGCCTGGGCTTCAACTCGGATGAGATCGTGCTCTTCAAGTACTGCAGTGGGTCCTGCCACCGGGCACGCAGCAACTACGACCTGACGCTGGGCAGCCTGCTGCGGCAGCAGCTCATCGCCCCGGGGCCGCAGGAGCGCGTCCTCAGCCACCCCTGCTGCCGACCCACCCGCTATGAGGCCGTCTCCTTCATGGATGTGGAGAACACATGGCAGACAGTGGAGAAGCTCTCAGCAGCTGAGTGCAGCTGTATTGGCTGA